The Catellatospora citrea DNA segment ATGGTCACCTGGGACAGGTCCTGCGGGGTGCGGATGGGCAGGATGTGCTGGATGCTCAGGCGCTGGTTGGGCGTGTCGATGAAGCCGCCGGTGCCGGGGGTCGACGCCTCCAGGAAGGTGAGCGGGGAGACCCACAGCGCGTTGCCGGTGGTCGCGATGACCTGGTTGAGCGTCACGTCGTTCTGCTGCAGCTTCGCCGGGTCGACCTGCACCTGCAGCTGCCGCTCGCGGTTGCCCCACACCGCCACGTTGGCCACGCCCGGCACGCCGATCAGGCGCGGCTTGATGACCCAGCGCGCCAGCACCGACATCTCGGTGAGCGGGACGTCCTTCGAGGTCAGGCCGACCATCATGACGCGGTTGGTCGACGACAGCGGCTGCAGCATCACCGGCGGGCTGGACACGTTGGGCAGTGCGCCGGCCTGGGTCAGCCGCTCCTGCACCATCTGGCGGGCCCGGTACACGTCGGTGCCGGGTTCGAAGATCAGTTCCACTGAGGAGAGTCCGGGCACCGACTCGGAGTTGATGTGGTCGAGCCAGGCGACGCCGTTGAGCAGGTCGGACTCCAGCGGCACGGTGATGAGCTGCTCGACCTCCTCAGCGGACAGGCCGAGCGCCTCGGTCTGCACCTCCACGCGAGGAGCGCTGAACTCGGGCAGCACGTCCACCGGCGCACTCTTGAGCCGGACCGCGCCCAGGACCAGCAGCGCGGCGGCCAGCGGCAGGATCAGCAGCCGGAACTTGAGGCTGGTGCCGACGATCCAGCGAATCATGGTCGTGGACCTCTCCTCCGGCGACCGGCGGAGCGGAATGAGCATCCGTCCGATGGGGTACGAACGACAGTTCGCCCAACACGCATAAGCTGACCGTAAACCGCTTCTGCCCGATTTGAGAAGCACATTCGTATTTCAGAGATATCCCAGTAAACGCACAGACTGAGTGCATTTAGACAGCTAATGTCCGGTTGAGAGTGCCGTTCACGTCGTCAGCGGAGGACGTCCGTGGTGATGCAGAGCTCCAATCCCGTGCTCACCCGTCCGATCGAAGCGCCGGTGGTGCTCGACCAGCGGCGCGGCCTGACCCTGGACGGAGTGTGCGGGCGCACGCTGGTGCTCATCGCCGTCACCGTGGCCTGCGCCGCTGCGGCCTGGAACCTGCTGCAGGCCCCGGCCTGGACCGGGATCGCCGTGATCGGCTCGACGCTGGCGACCCTCGTGCTCGCCCTGGTGATCACCTTCAAGCAGATCACCAACCCGCTGGTGATCAGCGGTTACGCCGTACTGCAAGGGATCTTCCTGGGAGTGGTCAGCCGGGAACTCGAGCAGCAGTTCCCCGGCATCGTCGTACAGGCCGTCATCGGCACGTTCGGCGTCTTCTTCGCCATGGCCGCGCTCTACCGGGCCCGGATCCTGCGCGCCAGCAAGCGGTTCACCCAGGTGATCACCGGCGCGCTGCTCGGCATCCTGCTGCTCAGCCTGGTCGACCTGGCCCTGCGCTTCTTCGGCCGCGCCCTGCCGATCTACCAGGCCGGCACGCTCGGCGTGATCTTCGCGGTCATCTGCATCATCGTCGGCGCGCTGACCTTCGTCATCGACTTCGACCAGGTCGAGCGCGCGGTCGCCGCCGGCCTGCCACCCCGCTACGGCTGGTACCTGGCCTTCGGCATGCTGGTCGGCCTGATCTTCCTCTACTGGCAGATCCTCCGCCTGCTCAGCTACCTCCGCCGCTGAAGCCGAAGGAAGGGCACCTTCTTAACGCTCCGCGCCGAAGATCGCTGTTTCGGGTCACAAAGTCAGGTCAGACCACAGTTGGTGACCCGAAACAGCGATCTTCGACCGGGAGCGAGCACGGACCCGGCACGGACGCGGCGGGCGGCGACGCGGCGATCAGCGGACGGGGTGGCGATCAGCGGACGGGGTGGCCGGCGGCGCGCAGGGCGGTCTTGACCTCGGCGATGGTGACCTCGCCGAAGTGGAAGACGCTCGCCGCCAGCACGGCGTCAGCCCCGGCGTCCACGGCCGGCGGGAAGTCGGCGGCCTTGCCCGCGCCGCCGGAGGCGATCACGGGGATGTCGACCACGGCCCGGACCTCCTTGATCAGTTCGAGGTCGAAGCCCTCCTTGGTGCCGTCGGCGTCCATGGAGTTCAGCAGGATCTCCCCCGCGCCCAGGTCGGCGACGCGGCGGGCCCACTCGATCGCGTCCAGCCCGGCCGACTTGCGACCGCCGTGGGTGGTCACCTCGTACCCGCTGCCGTCGGAGAGCCGCCGCACGTCCAGCGACAGCACCAGCACCTGGTTGCCGAAGCGGCGGGCGATCTCGGTGATCAGCTCGGGGCGGTGGATGGCGGCGGTGTTGACGCCGACCTTGTCCGCGCCCGCGCGCAGCAGCACGTCCACGTCGTCGACCGAACGCACGCCACCGCCCACGGTCAGCGGGATGAAGACCGTCTCCGCGGTGCGCCGGACGACCTCCAGCATGGTGCCCCGCCCTTCGACGGAGGCGGACACGTCGAGGAAGGTGATCTCGTCGGCGCCGGCCGCGTCGTACGCCGCCGCCAGCTCCACCGGGTCTCCGGCGTCACGCAGGTCGACGAAGTTGACCCCCTTCACCACCCGCCCGGCGTCCACGTCCAGACAGGGGATGACCCGCACCGCGACACTCATGCGCTCGACGCTACCTGCCGGCCCGCCCCGACGACCCGCTGGTCCGGCTCGTGGGACGCGGCGCGGCGCGGCGGTGCGGCCGCCGCCGGGACCGCCGCGCCGCCGCCGGTCGCCCCGAGCAGCACTCCCCCGATCACCAGCGCTCCTGCGATCACGTCCGGCGCCCGCAGCGGCTCGCCCAGGAACAGGGCCGCCGAGCTCATCCCGAAGAACGGGACGAGCATCGAGAACGGGGCCACCGTCGCCGCGCCGTACCGCTTGATCAGCACGCCCCAGCCGGCGAACCCGGCCAGCGTGGAGATACCCGCGATGTAGACCAGCGCGCCCAGGCCCGACAGGTCCAGCCCGGACAGTGCCGCGCCGATCCGGTCCGGTCCCTCGAACAGCAGCGACAGCGCGAACAGCGGCAGCGTGGCCACCGCCGACACCCAGACCATGAAGCGCAGCATGTCGGGCGGGGCGGCCCGCCGCATCATGATGTTGGAGACGCTCCACGCCGTCGCCGCGGCCAGCACCAGCACGAATCCTTCCACCGGCCGGTCCGACCCGAGCCGGGAGGCGACCAGCCCGACGCCCGCCACGGCGACCGCGAGCCCGGCCCACTGGCGCAGTCCCGGCCGCTCACGCAGCAGCGCGACCGCGAACACCGTCGTGAAGATCGCCTGACTCTGCAGCAGCAGCGAGGACAGCCCCGCCGGCAGCCCGGCGGCCATGCCCGCGAACAGCAGCGAGAACTTGACCACGCCCAGCACCAGGCCGATCCCGAGGACCCATCGCCAGGGTGTACGCGGACCGCCGATCAGCAGCACCGCCGGAAACGCGGCCAGCGCGAAGCGCAACGCGCCGAACAGCAGCGGCGGCATCCGGTCGAGACCGACCTCGATCGCCACGAAATTGCAGCCCCACGCGGCGGCGACGGCCACGGCCAGCATGATGTCCCTGGGTTTCATGAGCCGAGTCTCGGCCCGGACAACCGTGCAGCACCAGCGAATAGTTCTTCAGTATTCGTTTAGAATCGCTACATGCTCGACCTGGGACGCCTGCGCGCCATCGACGCCCTCTCCCGCCACGGCACCGTGCACGCCGCCGCGGCCGCCCTGCACTGCACGCCTTCGGCCGTGTCCCAGCAGCTGGCGAAGCTGGAACGGGAGACCGGCACGGTGCTGTGCCACAAGGACGGCCGCGGGCTGCGGCTGTCCGACGCCGGGCGGCTGCTGGCCGAGCACGCCGCGCTGGTGCTCGCCGCCGCCGACACCGCCTCGGCCGCACTCGACGCCTACCGCGGCGAGGTCGCCGGCGAGGTCACCGTCGCCTGCTTCGCCACCGCCTGCCGGGGCCTGCTGCCATCGGCCCTGTCCGCGCTGACCTCGTCGTATCCGCGCCTGCGCCCCCGCGTCGTGGAGACCAACCCCTACGAGGCGCTGCACGAGCTCGACCGCGGCCGGGTCGACGTCGCCGTGATCGACGACTGGCGCGAGGTGCGCCTGCACCTGCCCGCGGGCGTGTCGTCGACCGTGCTCGGCGAGGACACCGCCGACCTGGTCGTGCCCGCCGACCACCCGCTCGCCACGGCCGGTCCGGGACCGCTGGACCGCGCCGCGGACGAACGCTGGATCGCCTCGCCCGAGGGCACCATCTGCCACGACTGGCTGGTCCGCGCCCTGCCCGGCCTGCGCCCGGCCTACCTGGTGGGCGAGTTCGAGACCCAGCAGGCGCTGGTCGCCGCGGGCCTGGGCGTGGCCCTGCTCCCCCGCCTGGCCCGCCTGTCCACCGCCCCCGGCACCGTGGTGGTCCCCGTCGACCCGGTCCCCACCCGCCGCGTCAGCGTCACCTGGCGCACCCCCCACTACCAGCGCCCCGCCGTCAAAGCCGTGATCGAGGCGGTGACCGACGCCTGGTCCACCCGCACCACCGCCCGCGCCGGCTCCTGACCCACTTCCAAGATCACGACGATCTTGCGTGAACTGTTGCCTTTTTAGGCGTTATGAGTGTGTCGCACCCACAGTTCACGCAAGATCGTCGGCTTGGGGGTCAGGCGGCCAGGGCGGCGAGGGCCTCCGGGATGGTGAAGGCGCCGGAGTAGACGGCTTTGCCGGTGATGACGCCCTCGACGCCGATCGGTTCCAGGGTGGCCAGGGCGCGCAGGTCGTCGAGTGTCGACACGCCGCCGGAGGCGATCACCGGAGCCGGGGTCGCGGCGCAGATGTCGCGATAGAGCTGCAGGTTGGGGCCCTGGAGCATGCCGTCCTTGAGGATGTCGGTGACCACGTAGCGGGCGCAGCCCGCCTTGTCCAGCCGCTCCAGCGCCTCGTACAGGTCGCCGGCCTCCCGGGTCCAGCCGCGCGAGGACAGCACCCGCCCGCGCACGTCGAGGCCGACGGCGACCCGGTCGCCGTACTCGCCGACGACCCGGTCGCACCACGCCGGGTCCTCCAGCGCCGCCGTGCCGATGTTGACCCGGGCCGCGCCCGTGGCCAGCGCCGCGGCCAGCGAGGCGTCGTCGCGGATCCCGCCGGACAGCTCGACCTTCACGTCGACCCGCCCGACCAGCTCGGCCAGCAGCGCCGCGTTGGAGCCCCGGCCGAACGCGGCGTCGAGGTCGACGACATGGATCCACTGCGCCCCGGCCGCCTGGAAGTCCAGCGCGGCGGTCAGCGGCGCGCCGTACGACGTCTCGCTGCCGGCCTCACCCTGCACCAGGCGCACCGCCTGGCCTCCGACGACGTCCACGGCGGGCAGCAGATCCAGGGCCATCAGGAACTCCTTCGATCGAAAGCGACGATCACGAACACGGGCAGGGTCAGCGTCAGCAGCAGGGTCAGCGCCAGGGCCAGCGCCGTCGACGGCACCAGCGTCCAGATCACGAACAGCGCCAGGGCGACCACGATGGCGACCCCGGCCCGCTCGGCCGCGCTGCGCCGCGCCGACAACCGGCCGGTACGGCGTATGCGCAGTTCATACAGGCTGATCCGACGCCAGAGGGCGCGACGCGCCAGGCGGCGGCCCGCCCGCCGCTCCTCGGCCGCGACCGCCTTGCGTGCGGCCGCCTCGCGCGCCTCCCGGCGCAGCTTGCGTTCCTTGCTCATGTGTCGTCTCCACCCCGGTCCCGCCGCAACGTCGCGGCGAGCCTAACGAGTGGGGTCACAGCGTGGCGATCCAGTTCCGCAGCACGCGTGCGCCGACCGCGCCGGACTTCTCCGGGTGGAACTGGGCGACCGCCAGCGGCCCCCGCTCCGCGGCGGCGACGAACGTCGCGCGCTCGTGGGTCGACGTGGTGACCAGCGCGACCGCGTCCAGCTCGGCGTTGGGCGGCGCGGCGTACGAGTGCACGAAGTAGCAGCGCGCGTCGGCCTCGACCCCGGTGAACAGGGTCGAGCCCGCGGGCGCGTCGAGCAGGTTCCACCCCATGTGCGGCACCCGGCGCGCGGCCAGCCGCGTCACCGCGCCGGGCAGCAGGCCCAGGCCCTTGGTGACCACGCCGTGCTCGTCGCCGGAGTCGAACATGATCTGAGCCCCGACGCAGATGCCCAGCACCGGCCGCCCGGCCATGACCCGGTCGGCGATCACCGGCCCCGCCTGCGCGGCCTCGATGCCCGCCATGCACGCGGCGAACGCGCCCACGCCCGGCACCACCAGGCCGTCCGCCCGCTCGGCGGCGGCCAGGTCGGCGGTGACGACCACGTCCGCGCCCGCCGCCTCCAGCGCCCGCTGCGCCGAGCGCAGGTTGCCCGACCCGTAGTCGAGCACCGTCACCTTCGGGCTCATGCCTTCTCCTCGCCGCGCTCGCTCACAGCACGCCCTTCGTGCTCGGGACCGCGCCCGCGCTGCGCGGGTCGATCTCCACGGCGGCACGCAGGGCCCGGGCCAGCGCCTTGAACTGGCCCTCGATGACGTGGTGCGCGTCGGGCTTCTGCCCCGGGCGGGAGGCCCGCAGCACCGACACGTGCAGCGTGATCCGCGCGGTCTGCCCGAACGACTCGAAGATGTGCCGCGTCATCGAGGTCGGGTAGACGGGGCCGCTGCCCGGGTTGATGTAGTCGGCGATGTTCTCCGGCTCGTCGTGCACCACGTACGGCCGCCCGGACAGGTCGACCGCGGCCTGCACCAGCACCTCGTCCATCGGCACCACCGCGTCGCCGTACCGGCGGATGCCCGCCTTGTCGCCCAGTGCCTGCGCGAACGCCTCGCCGAGGGCGAGCGCGGTGTCCTCCATGGTGTGGTGCGCGTCGATCTCCAGGTCGCCCTCGGTGCGCACGGTCAGGTCGAAGCCGCCGTGCCGGGCGATCTGGTTCAGCATGTGATCGAAGAAGCCGACCCCGGTACCGATGTCGCCGCGGCCCGTGCCGTCGAGGTCGATCTCGACGAGGACCTTGGTCTCCTTGGTGACCCGCTCGACCCGTCCGGTCCTGGTCATGCCCTTGCCTCGCTTCGCTCGTCCCCGGCCTGCGCACGGGGGTAACCGGTCGGCCGCGCGCTCATGGCCGCAGCTCCTTCATCGCATTCAGGAACGCGGTCGTCTCCTGCTCGGTGCCCGCGGTGACGCGCAGCCAGCCGGGCAGGCCCACGTCGCGGACCAGCACGCCGTGGTCCAGCAGAGTCTGCCAGGCCGCCTGCTGGTCGGCGAAACGTCCGAACAGGACGAAGTTCGCGTCCGAGTCGGCCACCGTCCAGCCACCGGCACGCAGCTCCGCGACGATGCGGTCGCGCTGTGCCTTGATCGCCTCGACCGTGCCCAGCAGCACGTCCGCGTGCGCCAGCGCGGCGCGGGCGGCGGCCTGGGTGAGCGCGGAGAGGTGGTACGGCAGGCGGACCAGCTGCACCGCCTCGATCACCGCCGGGTGCGCGGCGAGGTAGCCGACCCGCGCCCCGGCGAAGGCGAACGCCTTGCTCATGGTGCGGCTGACCACCAGCCGCGGGTGCCGGTCCAGCAGCTCCAGCGCGCTGGGCGTGCCGGGGCGGCGGAACTCGGCATAGGCCTCGTCGACCACGACCAGGCCGGTCGTCTCGGCGAGCACCGCCTCGATCACCTTGAAGTCGAGCGCGGTGCCGGTCGGGTTGTTCGGCGAGCACAGCAGCGTCAGCGCGGGCCGGTGCGCCCGGACCTGCGCGACCGCGTGCTCCACGGTCAGCCCGAAGTCCGCGTCGCGGCGGCCGTCCACCCAGGTGGTGGCGGTGCCGACGGCGAGCAGCGGATGCATCGAGTACGCCGGGCCGAAGCCCAGCGCCGTGCGCCCCGGCCCGGCGAACGCCTGGAACAGCTGCTGCTGCACCTCGTTGGAGCCGTTGGCGGCCCACAGCTGCTCGGCGCTCAGCCCGTGCCCGCAGTAGGCGGCCAGGTCGGCGCGCAGCTTCACCGCGTCGCGGTCGGGGTAGCGGTTCAGGTCCGCGATCTCCCCGGTGATCGCCCGACTCACCGCCCGCACGACCTCGTCGGGCAGCGGGTACGAGTTCTCGTTCGTGTTCAGCCGCACCGGCACGTCCAGCTGCGGCGCGCCGTACGCGCTGAGCCCGCGCAGATCCTCCCGCAGCAGCTCCTGCACCCAGTCCACGCTCATGCCGCCGCCTCGCTCCGCTCGTTGCCGGCATCGTCCGAGCTCATGATTCGCTCGCTGCGCTCGCTCATGCCGCACCACCTTCGAAGCGGGCGGTCACGGCCTCGCCGTGGGCGGGCAGGTCCTCGGCGTTGGCCAGGGCCACCACGTGGTGCGCCACGTCGCGCAGCGCTTCCTCGGTGTACTCCACGACGTGGATGCCGCGCAGGAACGACTGCACGGACAGGCCCGAGCTGTGCCGGGCGCAGCCCGCGGTGGGCAGCACGTGGTTGGAGCCGGCGCAGTAGTCGCCCAGCGACACCGGCGCGTACGCCCCGACGAAGATCGCCCCGGCGTTGCGCACCCGCATCGCCCACTCGCGCGCGTCGCGGGTCTGGATCTCCAGGTGCTCGGCGGCGTACGCGTCCACCACGCGCAGCCCCTGCGTCAGGTCGTCGACCAGCACCGTGGCGGACTGCCGCCCGGACAGCGCGGTGGACACCCGCTCGCTGTGCTTGGTGCGGGCCACCCGCACCGCAAGCTCCGCGTCGACCGCGTCGGCCAGCGCGGGCGAGTCGGTGACCAGCACGCTGGCCGCCATCGGGTCGTGCTCGGCCTGGCTGATCAGGTCGGCCGCGACGTGCGCCGGGTCGGCGGTGTCGTCGGCCAGGATCGCGATCTCGGTCGGCCCGGCCTCGGCGTCGATGCCCACCACACCGCGCACCAGGCGCTTGGCCGCGGTGACCCACAGGTTGCCGGGGCCGGTGATCAGGTCCACCGGCGCGCAGTCGTCGTGGGCGGGCAGCTCGCGTTCCGGATCGGCGGTGCCGCGGGTGCCGTGGGCGAGCATCGCCACGGCCTGCGCGCCGCCCACCGCGTACACCTCGTCGACGCCGAGCAGCGCGCACGCGGCCAGCACCCGCGCGTCGGGCAGCCCGGTCGCCCGCTGCGGCGGGCTGGCGATCACCAGGCTGGGCACGCCCGCGGCCTGCGCGGGGACCACGTTCATGACCACGGTCGACGGGTAGACGGCCAGGCCGCCGGGCACGTAGAGGCCGACCCGGGACACCGGCAGCCAGCGCTCGGTGACCGTGCCGCCGGGCACCACCTGCGTGGTGTGGTCGGTGCGGCGCTGGTCGGCGTGCACCTTGCGGGTGCGCGCGATCACCTCCAGCAGGGCGGCCCGGACCTCCGGTTCGAGGGCCTGCTCGGCTTCCTTGATCGCTTCCGCCGGCACCCGCAACGCGGCCAGGTCCACCCCGTCGAGGCGATGGGTGGCTTCCTTGACCGCCTCGACGCCATGCTCGCGCACCCCGTCGACCAGCGGGCGGATCTGCTCCACCGCCTGGCTGACGTCGATCTGGGCACGGGGCAGCAGGTTGCGCGGATCGATGTCACGTCCACGCAGGTC contains these protein-coding regions:
- a CDS encoding Bax inhibitor-1/YccA family protein gives rise to the protein MQSSNPVLTRPIEAPVVLDQRRGLTLDGVCGRTLVLIAVTVACAAAAWNLLQAPAWTGIAVIGSTLATLVLALVITFKQITNPLVISGYAVLQGIFLGVVSRELEQQFPGIVVQAVIGTFGVFFAMAALYRARILRASKRFTQVITGALLGILLLSLVDLALRFFGRALPIYQAGTLGVIFAVICIIVGALTFVIDFDQVERAVAAGLPPRYGWYLAFGMLVGLIFLYWQILRLLSYLRR
- the hisF gene encoding imidazole glycerol phosphate synthase subunit HisF codes for the protein MSVAVRVIPCLDVDAGRVVKGVNFVDLRDAGDPVELAAAYDAAGADEITFLDVSASVEGRGTMLEVVRRTAETVFIPLTVGGGVRSVDDVDVLLRAGADKVGVNTAAIHRPELITEIARRFGNQVLVLSLDVRRLSDGSGYEVTTHGGRKSAGLDAIEWARRVADLGAGEILLNSMDADGTKEGFDLELIKEVRAVVDIPVIASGGAGKAADFPPAVDAGADAVLAASVFHFGEVTIAEVKTALRAAGHPVR
- a CDS encoding EamA family transporter, which gives rise to MKPRDIMLAVAVAAAWGCNFVAIEVGLDRMPPLLFGALRFALAAFPAVLLIGGPRTPWRWVLGIGLVLGVVKFSLLFAGMAAGLPAGLSSLLLQSQAIFTTVFAVALLRERPGLRQWAGLAVAVAGVGLVASRLGSDRPVEGFVLVLAAATAWSVSNIMMRRAAPPDMLRFMVWVSAVATLPLFALSLLFEGPDRIGAALSGLDLSGLGALVYIAGISTLAGFAGWGVLIKRYGAATVAPFSMLVPFFGMSSAALFLGEPLRAPDVIAGALVIGGVLLGATGGGAAVPAAAAPPRRAASHEPDQRVVGAGRQVASSA
- a CDS encoding LysR family transcriptional regulator codes for the protein MLDLGRLRAIDALSRHGTVHAAAAALHCTPSAVSQQLAKLERETGTVLCHKDGRGLRLSDAGRLLAEHAALVLAAADTASAALDAYRGEVAGEVTVACFATACRGLLPSALSALTSSYPRLRPRVVETNPYEALHELDRGRVDVAVIDDWREVRLHLPAGVSSTVLGEDTADLVVPADHPLATAGPGPLDRAADERWIASPEGTICHDWLVRALPGLRPAYLVGEFETQQALVAAGLGVALLPRLARLSTAPGTVVVPVDPVPTRRVSVTWRTPHYQRPAVKAVIEAVTDAWSTRTTARAGS
- the priA gene encoding bifunctional 1-(5-phosphoribosyl)-5-((5-phosphoribosylamino)methylideneamino)imidazole-4-carboxamide isomerase/phosphoribosylanthranilate isomerase PriA, translating into MALDLLPAVDVVGGQAVRLVQGEAGSETSYGAPLTAALDFQAAGAQWIHVVDLDAAFGRGSNAALLAELVGRVDVKVELSGGIRDDASLAAALATGAARVNIGTAALEDPAWCDRVVGEYGDRVAVGLDVRGRVLSSRGWTREAGDLYEALERLDKAGCARYVVTDILKDGMLQGPNLQLYRDICAATPAPVIASGGVSTLDDLRALATLEPIGVEGVITGKAVYSGAFTIPEALAALAA
- the hisH gene encoding imidazole glycerol phosphate synthase subunit HisH, with product MSPKVTVLDYGSGNLRSAQRALEAAGADVVVTADLAAAERADGLVVPGVGAFAACMAGIEAAQAGPVIADRVMAGRPVLGICVGAQIMFDSGDEHGVVTKGLGLLPGAVTRLAARRVPHMGWNLLDAPAGSTLFTGVEADARCYFVHSYAAPPNAELDAVALVTTSTHERATFVAAAERGPLAVAQFHPEKSGAVGARVLRNWIATL
- the hisB gene encoding imidazoleglycerol-phosphate dehydratase HisB, whose amino-acid sequence is MTRTGRVERVTKETKVLVEIDLDGTGRGDIGTGVGFFDHMLNQIARHGGFDLTVRTEGDLEIDAHHTMEDTALALGEAFAQALGDKAGIRRYGDAVVPMDEVLVQAAVDLSGRPYVVHDEPENIADYINPGSGPVYPTSMTRHIFESFGQTARITLHVSVLRASRPGQKPDAHHVIEGQFKALARALRAAVEIDPRSAGAVPSTKGVL
- a CDS encoding histidinol-phosphate transaminase, with product MSVDWVQELLREDLRGLSAYGAPQLDVPVRLNTNENSYPLPDEVVRAVSRAITGEIADLNRYPDRDAVKLRADLAAYCGHGLSAEQLWAANGSNEVQQQLFQAFAGPGRTALGFGPAYSMHPLLAVGTATTWVDGRRDADFGLTVEHAVAQVRAHRPALTLLCSPNNPTGTALDFKVIEAVLAETTGLVVVDEAYAEFRRPGTPSALELLDRHPRLVVSRTMSKAFAFAGARVGYLAAHPAVIEAVQLVRLPYHLSALTQAAARAALAHADVLLGTVEAIKAQRDRIVAELRAGGWTVADSDANFVLFGRFADQQAAWQTLLDHGVLVRDVGLPGWLRVTAGTEQETTAFLNAMKELRP
- the hisD gene encoding histidinol dehydrogenase, yielding MLTRIDLRGRDIDPRNLLPRAQIDVSQAVEQIRPLVDGVREHGVEAVKEATHRLDGVDLAALRVPAEAIKEAEQALEPEVRAALLEVIARTRKVHADQRRTDHTTQVVPGGTVTERWLPVSRVGLYVPGGLAVYPSTVVMNVVPAQAAGVPSLVIASPPQRATGLPDARVLAACALLGVDEVYAVGGAQAVAMLAHGTRGTADPERELPAHDDCAPVDLITGPGNLWVTAAKRLVRGVVGIDAEAGPTEIAILADDTADPAHVAADLISQAEHDPMAASVLVTDSPALADAVDAELAVRVARTKHSERVSTALSGRQSATVLVDDLTQGLRVVDAYAAEHLEIQTRDAREWAMRVRNAGAIFVGAYAPVSLGDYCAGSNHVLPTAGCARHSSGLSVQSFLRGIHVVEYTEEALRDVAHHVVALANAEDLPAHGEAVTARFEGGAA